TACTCCGCTTTGGCTTTTATAAGGAGGAAGCTGGATGGTTAGGTCGCGGACCATGCTCTGCCGTGGGTAACGGGCAGAACAGCAAAGCATGGCTGAGTGTAAAGCTAAAGAACTAACGCTTGCGGTGTGCGACTCGTCACATCGAAATGCCGAAAATCGCTGTCAGAAAAGTCCACGCGTGGCGCAGGACCTTTCCATCGCCGTTTATATGACCTCCAGCTTAACGACAGCGGGCGGGCGACTGCTTGCGAGGCTGCGACATATTCAGTCATCGGCTCGTAGCGCGGCGGGGGATGATGACTCAGGAACGGGTGGGGGTCGCCGCCAGTCAGGCAGAAATTATGGCCTCAATATCCAAGCTTCCTGCCAGTTGCTGCCAATTCCCGGTTCGAACTGGGTGTTGCTGCCGCTCCATTGAATGCAATAGCCGCTGTACGGGAACGGCTTACACTCGTAAACGCGCTGATTTTTTGGCTGCAGCACTTTCGTCCCCGCCTTGTACCCCGCCACGTTCTCCGGAAAGGCATGATCATAACTACCAGCGTCCTTGAGCTGGAGACTCTGGACTTTCATATAGCTTTTCGAGGGCTCGCCCCTGATCGTCACGGTCGCAATCATGGTCAGCGGCCCTACCCAACTCTGCGCCGCGCGCACGTCAAAAACTGGCGCATACGTCCCAGTCACTACATCCTGCTTCAACGCTACACGCTCGTCAGTCCCGGCATCGAAGATACTCACAGCCACGTTTCGAGTCCCAGTACCGCCACCACCGCCAATCTGGAAAGTGAAGTTATCGCCTTTCTTCACGATGGACGGCGCGTCAAAAATCATGGATCCGCCATCATCCGCCGGTTGGGTGGTCACCCCGCCGCCCACATGGTGGACCTCACTGATTGCGCGGGAATACCTGTCTGGAGCGACCGCGTAGAAATAGCGCGTTGTCACACCCCAGCCATAATTTTCCAGCCCGCCATGGTGCACATTGGGATTGCCGGGGACCACACCGATATTTGCTGTTTGGATCTGGTCCAGCAGGCGCAATGCCCAGCGATGACTGCCTTTATCGTCCTCGCGCACCGTCGAAGAGAAAGCATGCAGTTCTTCATTCGCAGGTGAGAAAAAGCGGACTTTGACAACGTCACCAGGGTGTCGTGACGCATACATATCGAGCCCGCCCAGGAACTTCCAGTTCTTCCAGACCGAAAGCGGTATGACATCGTCGCTGGTCTCAATCCTGGGCGAGGCGCCAGCAAACTGCCCCACCATAACGGCAATAACCATGCTCAGCAGCATTACGACGCTGCTGATTTTTCTTCCCTGAATGCAATGTTTCATAGGAGACCTCCCTGGTCTTGTCAGTTGCTGGATAACTCGATGCGGCCCGCCATTCCACGTTCAGGTCGCGTGCTTTATCCAAGGTAGACGCCTTATGCATTTACGATTCAGTGAAGATTTTCCAAAGATTGCAGCCGTGTGGGATGCCCGCCGCAATTAGCCAGCAAAAATCAGGTAACACTGGCAAAATCGCTGGATTCACGCTCAGTTCAGGAACTCATCATGCAAATCACCACCGCCAGCCTCATCGTCAACCCGTGCGACGACGAATATGACGATATGGCGCTGCTCTGCTGCCACAGTGAAAGCGGCGAGCTGTTTTCCCTGACCCGTTTTCCGGATGAAAACGAGGTGGAAATCACTATTCGTGACGACAAGACGCACACTGTCTCCAGCCTGAAGGTGACCTTCAGTGCCGAGCGCCTGCTGGTGGAGATCGATCCGGCCGACGGCAACGAGCTGGATGGTCATCAAGTATTTGAAATCCTCCACTCCACTTCAGCCGACGAGCTGCGAGATGTGGAAGAGACGTTGCAGATAATTTTGGAAAATGTCGGTACATATGTCAGCGAGATCGCGTAAGTCGATGTGAGTAAATAGGGCGCTCTCAGTACACGGACCGGAGCCGTCATGACCCAGCCGATTTTCGACGCCCATTGCCACATCATTGACCCGCGCTTTCCCCTCAAGGCCAATGACGGCTTTGTGCCCAAGCCGTTTTGCGTTGCCAACTATCAGGCGTTGGCCGCTCCGTTAGGAGTGGTTGGCGGCGCGGTAGTGTCGGGCTCGTTTCAGGGCTTTGATCAGGGGTATCTGCTCGAAGCGCTGCGCCGACTGGGCGCAGGCTTTGTTGGCGTGACCCAGGTGCCCGCCAATATCACCAACGCCGAACTGGAAACCCTCAATGGGTTTGGCGTGCGCGCAGTGCGCTTCAACCTCAGACGCGGCGGCTCGGAACAACTGGACCAGCTGGAGTTCCTGGCCAGACGAGTATTCGAACGAGTGGGTTGGCATACCGAGCTGTATGTGGATTCCAGCGAATTGCCAGAGATCGAAAGCCGCCTGCTGCAACTGCCGAAAGTCAGCATCGACCATCTGGGCCTGAGCGCAGAAGGCCTGCCCAGCGTGGTCCGACTCGCCGAAGGTGGCGTACATATCAAGGCCAGCGGTTTCGGTCGGGTGGACTTTCCGGTTGCCGTTGTCCTGAAGGCGATCTTCGCCGCCAATCCCCACGCACTGATGTTCGGTACCGATCTTCCCTCGACCCGCGCACCTCGGCCATTTCGAACCAGCGATATCAACCTGATCAAGGACGCCATTGGCGAGCGCGATGCGCAAATGGTGCTTTGGGAAAACGCGTCAATGTTTTATCGGGCGCGATTTGTGTAAAGCGCAGCCAATAACCGGCGCCACGTCAACAGATTTCCACTTGGCGCCTCAATTCCTACAAGCGCTCAACATATGAAGTAGGACAATTCGGAGTTGTTTGTAATCTTCTGCCCGGAATACCAGAAAAAACCCGTAGCCGTTAGTCGGAACCCCCCGCTATGGATTAAAGTAACGCCCCCAGCTTCGGTGTCACCTGACGCCGCTGATTACCTGCCAGGAACAGTCATCGATGGAACATCGTGAAGCGCTGATTGCGCTGCGAACATTTCTTTCTACGCAGATTCTCGGCCAGGAAAAGCTGATCGAACGCTTGTTGATCGCCCTGCTTGCCGACGGCCACATGCTGGTCGAAGGTGCGCCCGGTCTGGCCAAGACCAAAGCGATCAAGGAACTGGCTGAAGGCATCGAAGCGCAATTCCATCGCATCCAGTTCACCCCTGACCTGCTGCCTGCCGACATCACCGGCACCGAGATCTATCGTCCGGAAACGGGTAGCTTCGTCTTCCAACAGGGGCCGATCTTCCACAATCTGGTGCTGGCCGACGAAATCAACCGTGCTCCGGCCAAGGTGCAGTCTGCCTTGCTCGAAGCCATGGCCGAGCGGCAAGTCAGCGTCGGGCGCAGCACTTACGAGCTGTCCCCGCTGTTCCTGGTGATGGCGACCCAGAACCCGATCGAACAGGAAGGCACTTATCCGCTGCCGGAAGCACAGCTGGACCGGTTCTTGATGCACGTCAAAATTGGCTTCCCGGACGCCGCTGTCGAACGCAAGATTCTGCAACAGGCCCGAGGCGAAGCGCTCAACGGCGAAACCAAACCCGAGCGCCGGGTCAGCCAGCAAGCGATTTTTGCAGCCCGCAAGGAAATCCTTAACCTCTACATGGCCGATGCCGTAGAGGAATATCTGGTGCAACTGGTCATGGCCACGCGTACGCCCGGCAAGTTCGACCCGGAAATGGCCGAGTGGATTTCCTACGGCGCCAGCCCGCGCGGCTCCATCGCCCTGGACCGCTGCTCACGGGCCCACGCGTGGCTGGCCGGACGCGACTTCGTCAGCCCCGAAGATATTCAAGCGGTACTGTTCGACGTCCTGCGTCACCGGATCATCCTGTCGTTCGAAGCGGAAGCGGCTGGCATCGATCAGGACCGGGTGATCCAGCGCATTCTTGATGTCGTGGCAGTCGCGTGAAGCCATGCAACCCTATCTGATTCCTCAGCCAGGCATTCGCGTCAGCCTCGCCGAACTGATCGAAATGCGCCATCGCGTTCGCGAGGTGCAACTGTTCTCCACGCCGAGTCGGCGCAGCCCGCTGATCGGCCTGCATCACTCCAAGCTGCGCGGCCGTGGCGTCGATTTCGATCAGGTCCGGGTTTATCAGGCCGGCGATGACGTGCGCAGCATCGACTGGCGCGTCACGGCCCGTACTCAGGAACCGCACACCAAGCTGTTCCATGAGGAACGCGAACGGCCGATTTTCATCCTGGTCGAGCAAAGCCGTCGGCTGTTCTTTGGTTCCGGCCTGATGTTCAAGTCGGTACTGGCGGCCCAGGCTGCGGCACTGATCGGCTGGGCGGCGCTGATCCACAATGATCGGGTGGGCGGGCTGGTGTTCGGTGACAACGAGCATTACGAAATCAAACCCCGGCGCAGCAAGCAAAGCCTGTTGCAGTTACTCAACCGTCTGGTGCGGATCAATCAATCGCTGCACACCGAAATCGCCGCCGACCGGGACGCGTTTGGTATCGCCCTGCGCCGGGCGCGAGAGGTGTTGCGTCCGGGCAGTCTGGTGGTGGTGCTGTGCGATGAACGAGCGCTCTCGGACGCCGCCGAGCAACAGCTGAGTTTATTGTCGCGACATTGTGATCTGCTGCTGCTGCCTTTATCCGACCCGCTGGACCACGCACTGCCCGCAGCGGGTCTGCTGCGGTTTGCCGAACGTGGCGCGCAACTGGAGCTGGACACCCTCGATCCGCAACTGCGTCAGACCTACCGAGCCCAAGGCGAAGAACGTGCCGCGCGTTGGGAATTGCTCGCGCAGAAACTCCGCGTGCTGCTGATGCCTTTGAGTACACAACGGGAGATGGTCGAACAACTGCGCGAATACCTGAACGCCCAGCGTCCGGTAAAACACAAATGAACCCGCTGGATCACCTTCAGCCGCTGATAGCGCCACAAGCCATCGGCATCTGGCCACCTGCGCCGGGCTGGTGGCTGCTGCTGTTGTTGATCCCGATTGCGGGCTGGGGATTATGGCGTGTACGGCATGTGATCCCGGTCAAAGCCGGCATCCGCCGCGCCGAGCAGCCACTGGACCCGGTCCGCATTGCCGCGCTGCTGGAGCTGGCGCAGATGCCCAAACCCTATGACGGCGCTCCGGCAGGGGCCTGGCTGCAGCAAATCAACGGCCTGCTCAAACGTCTTTGCCGCAATCACTACCCGTACAGCCAGAGCCACACGCTGAATGGCCGAAAATGGCTGGCCTTCCTCGATAACCGTTGCCCGGCCGCTGGCTTGACGCGCTGGATGGTACTGGTTGAAGGCGCGTACAAACCGGAATGCAAACTGGACGACAAGGCCATTTCCGGTTTGACCCAGGCGGTTGAAACCTGGATTCGCAAACATGTTTGAGTTCGCCTGGCCGTGGGTCTTCGCCCTGCTGCCCTTGCCCTGGGTGATGCGTATATTGCTGCCCGCAGCCGACAGCGGCGAGGCGGCGCTGAAAGTCAGTTTCCTCAGCGATCTGGAAGGTCTGGTGGGCCGTCGCGCCAAGGCCAACCTCCCGGCATGGCGGCAACAGTTGCCGTTCATTCTGTTGTGGCTGCTGTTGTTGGTCGCCGCCGCACGCCCGCAATGGTTGGGTGAGCCGCTGCCGATCGCGTCCAGCGGCCGGGATTTGCTGGTCGCGGTGGATGTGTCCGGTTCCATGGACTATCCCGACATGCAGTGGAAAGCCGACGAGGTCAGCCGACTGGTGCTGGTCCAGCATCTGTTGGGGGATTTTCTTGAAGGCCGTCAGGGGGATCGCGTCGGGCTGATCCTGTTCGGCAGCCAGGCGTTCGTTCAGGCGCCGCTGACCTTTGATCGCCACACCGTGCGCGTCTGGCTGGATGAAGCGCGAATTGGCATTGCCGGTAAAAATACCGCCATTGGCGACGCCATTGGCCTGGCCCTCAAACGCTTGCGTCTGCGCCCGGCCCAAAGCCGGATTCTGGTGCTGGTCACCGATGGCGCCAACAATGGCGGCCAGATCGACCCGGTGACTGCCGCCCGCCTTGCCGCTGAAGAAGGCGTGAAAATTTACCCTATCGGCATCGGTGCGGACCCGGAAAAAGCCGGTTCGCTGGGCATGCTCGGGCTCAATCCGAGCCTGGATCTGGACGAACCTACCCTCAAGCAGATTGCCGAAATCAGCGGTGGCCAGTATTTCCGGGCCCGGGACGGCGATCAGCTGGAGAAGATCCGCAAAAGTCTTGACGCGCTGGAACCGGTCGCGCAACAACCGACTCAGGCGCGCCCGGCGCTGGCGCTTTATCAGTGGCCGCTGGCTGGCGCCATGCTGCTGAGCCTGATCCTTGTGGTGCACGAGCGCTGGCCGAATAATCCGTTGCAGCGCCTGCTCAACCGGCAACGTTTCATGCGCGACGGGCGCCAATGGCGCGAGCGAATCAAGCGATTGCGGAGGCGCGCATGATCAGCCTCTGGCCGCACTGGTTCCGCCCTTGGTGGCTGCTGCTGTTGCCTCTACTCGTCTGGCTGCTTTGGCGGCTCTGGCATCGGCAGAAACGCGCCGGGCGCTGGCAGATGATCTTGCCGGTTGCGTTCCATGCGGTGCTGCTCAATGGTGGCAAGGGTCGCGACAATAAAACCCCGTGGATATTCCTTGGGGTGGCCTGGATGCTGGCGATGCTGGCCTTGCTCGGCCCTGGCTGGCAGCGCGTGGAACAATTCAGCCAGAAACCGGTAGACCCGCTGGTGATATTGCTGGAGGTCACTCCGGAAATGCTCGCCACTGACAGCCCGCCAACCCGGATGGAGCAGGCCAAACGCAAACTGCAGGATCTGTTGCAGGCGCGCAGCGATTCGCAAACCGCCATCATTGTTTACGCGGGCAGTGCCCACACGCTGGTGCCGCTGTCGGACGATCTGGCCACCATCCGCAACCTGCTCGATGCGGTCAAACCTTCGATCATGCCGCAGGCCGGGCACCGCGCGGATCTCGCCATGCATCAGGCGTTGGGTCTGCTCAAGCAAGCGGCGCTGGGCCGTGGCCGAATCTTGCTGATCGGTTCGTCGTTGAGCGAACAGGAGCGCCAGGGTATTCGTCAGGCATTGGTGGGCCAGAGTCCGCCACTATTGATCCTGGGTGTCGGCACGGCCGAAGGCGCGCCGGTGCTTCAGGAAAAAGGCGGGTTGCTCAAGGACAGCCAGGGGGCAATTTTGCTGCCGCGTCTGGACAGTGCCAGCCTGGCTGACTTCGCCGGTCAGCTCGGCGGCCAATACCGACAAGTGCGAATGGATGACGACGACCTGCGCGAGCTTGGCTTGCTCGATGGGCCAAAAGCCCTGCGCAGCGACGGGCAACTGATTCAGCTGGACAGTTGGGCCGACCAGGGGCACTGGTTTCTGCTGCCGCTGCTAGTGCTGGCGGCTTGCGCCGGTCGTCGCGGCTGGTTGCTGTGCCTGCCGCTGCTGCTGATGCTGCCGCAGAACAGCTATGCGTTCGACTTTCAGGACTTGTGGTTGCGTCCCGATCAGCAGGGCCAGCGCTTGCTGGAGCAGCATCGCCCCGCCGAAGCGGCCCGGCAGTTCGAAAACCCGCAATGGAAAGGTATCGCGCTCTACGAAGCAGGCGACTATGCCAGTGCCGCCCAGCGCTTCGCTGAAGGGAATAGCGCGGCGGACCACTACAATCGCGGCAACGCGCTGGCGCGCAGTGGCGAACTGGAGGCGGCGCTGGACGCTTACGAACAGGCGCTGGAGCGACAACCGGATCTGCAAGCGGCCGTGAAGAACAAGGCGTTGGTCGAGCAGATCCTTGAGCAGAGCAAGCAACCCAAAGCAGCGGAGCCTGCCGAGACCAAGCCCAGCGATGGTGACGACGACGGCGACAATGCCCAAAGCCAGACGGCGACCGCGCAACAGCCTCAAGACAAGGACAAGGACAAGGAACCCACCGAGCCCGGCGAGGAAAACAGTCCCGGTACTGAACCCCCGCCGCGTAATGGCGGCAATCCGGCGCCCGGTTCGCCTCTGGACGATAACGAAACCACCCAACCGCCGATCCGGCCTCCGGACCGTCCGATGGATGGCGAACGTCGGCAAGCGCTGGAGCAATGGCTACGCCAGATTCCGGATGATCCAGGGGAATTGCTGCGCCGCAAATTCTGGTACCAACAGCAACAGCGTCAGGAAAAAACCCGATGAGTCGCGTGTACACCTTATTGATCAGCTTGCTGCTCTGTCTGGTTGCCCTGCCCAACCAGGCGGCGGAACTGACCGCGAGCGTGGATCGCGCCCGGCTCAACTCCGGGGAAACCGTCGAGCTGACCCTGGAAACCAGCGATGTCACCCAATTCGGCAAGCCTGACCTCAGCTCTTTGGAGCGCGACTTCGACGTGCGCGGCACGCGGCAGGTCAATCGCCTCAATACACTGAACGGCGGCAACCAGGCGACGACGCGCTGGATCATCACCTTGTTGCCGAGGCAGACCGGGTCGGTGATCATTCCGGCGCTGGAGTTGGGGGAACTGAAGAGCGAGCCGATCACCCTGCAAGTGATCCAGAGCAACGAGCAGGATCAGCCCGGCAAACTGGCGCCGGTATTCTTCGACGCCAGCCTCGATCAGGACAGCGTTTACGTGCAGGCGCAGGCGGTGCTGAACCTGCGCATCTATCACTCGGTTGCGCTGTTCGATGACAGCAACCTCACGCCCCTTGAAGTGCCCGATGCGCGCATCGAAAAACTCGGTGAATCGAAGACCTACGAGAAACTCATCAACGGCATCCGCCATGGCGTGATCGAGATGCGTTATGCCATTTATCCACAGCACAGCGGCACCCTGGTGATTCCGCCGCAAGTGTTCAGTGCCACACTGGTCCAGCCCGCCGCGGAAAACGCCCAGACCAACGATCCGGTCAATCCCTTCGGCCCGCAGCCGGGCAAGGTGGTGCGGGTCAATTCGGCGCCGCTGCCGCTAACCGTCAAGGCCAAGCCTGCCGACTATCCGGCCGATGCGCCCTGGCTACCGGCCCGCAGCGTCAATCTGAGTGAAAGCTGGAGCCCGGAACCGGGCCACAGCCAGGTGGGCGAATCCTTGACGCGCATCCTGACGCTCAAGGTCGAGGGCCTTTCCAGCGCCCAACTGCCGCCGTTGCCAGCCACCGACCTCAGCAGCCTGCGACGCTATCCCGACCAGCCGCAACTGGCCAATCTGGCCAGCGAGCGCGGCATCATCGGCACGCGTGAAGAACGCGAAGCACTGGTGCCGAACCGGGTTGGCGCCATCGACCTGCCGGCCGTCGATATTGTCTGGTGGAACACCCGCGAAGACCACCTGGAACATACCTCGCTGGCCGCACGCACCTTGCAGATCAGCAGCAACCCAAGCCTGGAAGTGGACACTCCGGTGAATAACGACCCAGGCGGCGTCACGGTGATCGGTCCGCCTGTCTGGCCGTGGCAGATGAGCACATTGTTCTTTGCCTTTACCACGCTGATCGGGGTGATTCTCTGGTGGCGCGCACGCTGGCAACCGGCGGTGGCGCGAGTGGCCCAGGCCGGGCCGAGCCCGCGCACAGTGCTGGATGATCTCAAACGCGCCAGTCTGGCCAACGACCCTCATGCGACCCGTCAGGCGCTGGACGCCTGGGCACGTCAGCAACCGGAAACCCTGGCCGACATGGCGGCCCGTTTCGTCCCGCTGTCCGACGCCCTCGATGGTCTGAACGGCGCGCTGTACAGTGAAACCGGCCAACTGTGGCTGGGCGAAGACCTGTGGCGCGCAATCCGTATGCTGCCTGCGTCAGAACACGTTCAGGATGCGGCGAGCGACCAGAGTCTGCCGCCGTTGTATCCCAAGTAGAGGCCTTTGCGCTGGAATTGAACGCTGTTGAAGCATCTGCGCGTCGCCACGCCTCACGACACACCATTCAGAATTGAGAAAACACATGCGATTGTTCCACACCTCCGACTGGCACCTCGGCCAGAACCTTCATGGCCAGGAGCGGGACTTTGAACACGCCAGCTTCCTCACCTGGCTGCTGGCCCGTCTGGCCGAGCGTCAGCCGGATGTGCTGCTGATTGCCGGGGACATCTTTGATACGGTAAATCCGCCGGTCAAAGCCCAGGAGCGGCTTTACGACTTCATCGTCAACGCGCACGAGCAGCAGCCGAAGCTGACCATCGTGATGATCGCTGGCAACCATGACTCGGGGTCGCGCATCGAATTGCCCGCGCCGCTCATGCGCCGCCTGCGCACCCATGCGCTGGGCCGGGTGTTGTGGCTCGACGACGGCACTCTGGATGTCGAGCGCCTGCTGTTGCCATTGCCCGATGCCGAAGGCGAGATCGGCGCCTGGTGTCTGGCCCTGCCCTTCCTGCGTCCGGCCGAAGTCACCGGCGCGACCCTGGGCGACAACTATTTGCGCGGTATCGGCCGGGTCCATGAACTGCTGATCGAAGCTGCCAATCTCAAACGCCAGCCGGGCCAGGCCCTGATTGCCATCAGCCACGCGCACATGGCCGGTGGCTCGGTTTCAGAAGACTCCGAGCGCAGCCTGATCATCGGCAATGCCGAAGCGCTGCCCGCCAGCCTGTTCGGCCCGAGCATCA
This genomic window from Pseudomonas sp. G.S.17 contains:
- a CDS encoding BatD family protein yields the protein MSRVYTLLISLLLCLVALPNQAAELTASVDRARLNSGETVELTLETSDVTQFGKPDLSSLERDFDVRGTRQVNRLNTLNGGNQATTRWIITLLPRQTGSVIIPALELGELKSEPITLQVIQSNEQDQPGKLAPVFFDASLDQDSVYVQAQAVLNLRIYHSVALFDDSNLTPLEVPDARIEKLGESKTYEKLINGIRHGVIEMRYAIYPQHSGTLVIPPQVFSATLVQPAAENAQTNDPVNPFGPQPGKVVRVNSAPLPLTVKAKPADYPADAPWLPARSVNLSESWSPEPGHSQVGESLTRILTLKVEGLSSAQLPPLPATDLSSLRRYPDQPQLANLASERGIIGTREEREALVPNRVGAIDLPAVDIVWWNTREDHLEHTSLAARTLQISSNPSLEVDTPVNNDPGGVTVIGPPVWPWQMSTLFFAFTTLIGVILWWRARWQPAVARVAQAGPSPRTVLDDLKRASLANDPHATRQALDAWARQQPETLADMAARFVPLSDALDGLNGALYSETGQLWLGEDLWRAIRMLPASEHVQDAASDQSLPPLYPK
- a CDS encoding amidohydrolase family protein; the encoded protein is MTQPIFDAHCHIIDPRFPLKANDGFVPKPFCVANYQALAAPLGVVGGAVVSGSFQGFDQGYLLEALRRLGAGFVGVTQVPANITNAELETLNGFGVRAVRFNLRRGGSEQLDQLEFLARRVFERVGWHTELYVDSSELPEIESRLLQLPKVSIDHLGLSAEGLPSVVRLAEGGVHIKASGFGRVDFPVAVVLKAIFAANPHALMFGTDLPSTRAPRPFRTSDINLIKDAIGERDAQMVLWENASMFYRARFV
- a CDS encoding MoxR family ATPase gives rise to the protein MEHREALIALRTFLSTQILGQEKLIERLLIALLADGHMLVEGAPGLAKTKAIKELAEGIEAQFHRIQFTPDLLPADITGTEIYRPETGSFVFQQGPIFHNLVLADEINRAPAKVQSALLEAMAERQVSVGRSTYELSPLFLVMATQNPIEQEGTYPLPEAQLDRFLMHVKIGFPDAAVERKILQQARGEALNGETKPERRVSQQAIFAARKEILNLYMADAVEEYLVQLVMATRTPGKFDPEMAEWISYGASPRGSIALDRCSRAHAWLAGRDFVSPEDIQAVLFDVLRHRIILSFEAEAAGIDQDRVIQRILDVVAVA
- a CDS encoding DUF4381 domain-containing protein, which codes for MNPLDHLQPLIAPQAIGIWPPAPGWWLLLLLIPIAGWGLWRVRHVIPVKAGIRRAEQPLDPVRIAALLELAQMPKPYDGAPAGAWLQQINGLLKRLCRNHYPYSQSHTLNGRKWLAFLDNRCPAAGLTRWMVLVEGAYKPECKLDDKAISGLTQAVETWIRKHV
- a CDS encoding exonuclease SbcCD subunit D C-terminal domain-containing protein; translation: MRLFHTSDWHLGQNLHGQERDFEHASFLTWLLARLAERQPDVLLIAGDIFDTVNPPVKAQERLYDFIVNAHEQQPKLTIVMIAGNHDSGSRIELPAPLMRRLRTHALGRVLWLDDGTLDVERLLLPLPDAEGEIGAWCLALPFLRPAEVTGATLGDNYLRGIGRVHELLIEAANLKRQPGQALIAISHAHMAGGSVSEDSERSLIIGNAEALPASLFGPSITYVALGHLHKPQRVNGEERIRYSGSPIPLSFSEIGYAHQILEITCEGDQLRSVETLLIPRAVNLQRIGPAPLAELLVQLKDLPDIDLLADIERQPWLEVRVRLDEPQPDLRNQIEGALQGKAVRLVRIAAEYAGNGRGDGSDDSEGLIELDQLNPLELFSRAWQENYGSEVDEQTLTDFATLLQEVQLESEQP
- a CDS encoding VWA domain-containing protein, with translation MFEFAWPWVFALLPLPWVMRILLPAADSGEAALKVSFLSDLEGLVGRRAKANLPAWRQQLPFILLWLLLLVAAARPQWLGEPLPIASSGRDLLVAVDVSGSMDYPDMQWKADEVSRLVLVQHLLGDFLEGRQGDRVGLILFGSQAFVQAPLTFDRHTVRVWLDEARIGIAGKNTAIGDAIGLALKRLRLRPAQSRILVLVTDGANNGGQIDPVTAARLAAEEGVKIYPIGIGADPEKAGSLGMLGLNPSLDLDEPTLKQIAEISGGQYFRARDGDQLEKIRKSLDALEPVAQQPTQARPALALYQWPLAGAMLLSLILVVHERWPNNPLQRLLNRQRFMRDGRQWRERIKRLRRRA
- a CDS encoding VWA domain-containing protein encodes the protein MISLWPHWFRPWWLLLLPLLVWLLWRLWHRQKRAGRWQMILPVAFHAVLLNGGKGRDNKTPWIFLGVAWMLAMLALLGPGWQRVEQFSQKPVDPLVILLEVTPEMLATDSPPTRMEQAKRKLQDLLQARSDSQTAIIVYAGSAHTLVPLSDDLATIRNLLDAVKPSIMPQAGHRADLAMHQALGLLKQAALGRGRILLIGSSLSEQERQGIRQALVGQSPPLLILGVGTAEGAPVLQEKGGLLKDSQGAILLPRLDSASLADFAGQLGGQYRQVRMDDDDLRELGLLDGPKALRSDGQLIQLDSWADQGHWFLLPLLVLAACAGRRGWLLCLPLLLMLPQNSYAFDFQDLWLRPDQQGQRLLEQHRPAEAARQFENPQWKGIALYEAGDYASAAQRFAEGNSAADHYNRGNALARSGELEAALDAYEQALERQPDLQAAVKNKALVEQILEQSKQPKAAEPAETKPSDGDDDGDNAQSQTATAQQPQDKDKDKEPTEPGEENSPGTEPPPRNGGNPAPGSPLDDNETTQPPIRPPDRPMDGERRQALEQWLRQIPDDPGELLRRKFWYQQQQRQEKTR
- a CDS encoding DUF58 domain-containing protein, which gives rise to MQPYLIPQPGIRVSLAELIEMRHRVREVQLFSTPSRRSPLIGLHHSKLRGRGVDFDQVRVYQAGDDVRSIDWRVTARTQEPHTKLFHEERERPIFILVEQSRRLFFGSGLMFKSVLAAQAAALIGWAALIHNDRVGGLVFGDNEHYEIKPRRSKQSLLQLLNRLVRINQSLHTEIAADRDAFGIALRRAREVLRPGSLVVVLCDERALSDAAEQQLSLLSRHCDLLLLPLSDPLDHALPAAGLLRFAERGAQLELDTLDPQLRQTYRAQGEERAARWELLAQKLRVLLMPLSTQREMVEQLREYLNAQRPVKHK